A DNA window from Centroberyx gerrardi isolate f3 chromosome 5, fCenGer3.hap1.cur.20231027, whole genome shotgun sequence contains the following coding sequences:
- the fam210b gene encoding protein FAM210B, mitochondrial isoform X2 — MFLCRGGARLSAAALDQAFKAPGLFQVQVKANRLKDVTVTLRNDYTFQSYRAVCVSAGGVDSTLLHQGKRKDPRDQLAVQNWDSSSRFIITDWGHLDRVATIALNLSKSVSSHGFRQPRLHANRRRSRRATEAAGSVLFTGGGEACSPSGSTTTTQTRASSTAAAAQKRDTDTGDASTDNNKGEQNLKEPSATSSSSAEAPGETEPEEGKPNKTQQLKKVFKEYGAVGVSFHVGISLMSLGMFYLLVSSGIDMAAVLCKLGFSEAVVQSKMAAGTSTFVLAYAVHKLFAPVRISITLVSVPLIVRYFRKTGLFKPPTTAP, encoded by the exons ATGTTTTTGTGTCGCGGTGGAGCGAGGCTGTCTGCAGCGGCTTTGGACCAAGCTTTCAAAGCACCGGGCTTATTTCAAGTGCAAGTCAAAGCAAACAGACTAAAGGACGTTACAGTGACATTACGCAATGATTACACGTTTCAGTCTTACcgggctgtctgtgtgtccgctGGCGGTGTCGATTCAACACTTTTGCACCAGGGGAAACGAAAGGACCCGAGGGACCAGCTCGCTGTCCAAAACTGGGACTCATCATCTCGTTTCATAATCACGGACTGGGGACACTTGGACCGGGTGGCCACTATTGCTTTGAATCTCTCCAAAAGTGTCAGCTCTCATGGCTTCAGGCAGCCACGTCTTCATGCAAACAGGCGCCGAAGCAGACGAGCGACAGAAGCGGCGGGCAGTGTTTTGTTTACGGGTGGCGGGGAGGCTTGCAGCCCGAGCGGCTCCACGACGACCACGCAAACCAGAGCTTCATCCACGGCTGCAGCCGCGCAGAAACGCGACACGGACACCGGGGACGCGAGCACTGACAACAACAAAGGG GAGCAGAATTTAAAGGAGCCCTCTGCCACCTCCTCGTCTTCTGCGGAGGCCCCAGGGGAGACGGAGCCGGAGGAAGGCAAACCCAACAAGACCCAGCAGCTCAAGAAGGTCTTCAAGGAGTACGGCGCGGTGGGAGTCTCCTTTCATGTCGGGATCTCCCTCATGTCCCTGGGAATGTTCTACCTCCTTGTCTCTAG TGGGATCGATATGGCAGCGGTGCTGTGCAAACTGGGCTTCAGCGAGGCGGTCGTTCAGTCTAAGATGGCGGCGGGAACCAGCACGTTTGTCTTGGCCTACGCCGTTCACAAGCTCTTCGCTCCGGTTCGCATCAGCATCACTCTGGTGTCCGTGCCTCTCATCGTTCGCTACTTCAGAAAGACTGGCCTCTTCAAACCACCCACAACTGCACCCTGA
- the fam210b gene encoding protein FAM210B, mitochondrial isoform X1: MFLCRGGARLSAAALDQAFKAPGLFQVQVKANRLKDVTVTLRNDYTFQSYRAVCVSAGGVDSTLLHQGKRKDPRDQLAVQNWDSSSRFIITDWGHLDRVATIALNLSKSVSSHGFRQPRLHANRRRSRRATEAAGSVLFTGGGEACSPSGSTTTTQTRASSTAAAAQKRDTDTGDASTDNNKGQEQNLKEPSATSSSSAEAPGETEPEEGKPNKTQQLKKVFKEYGAVGVSFHVGISLMSLGMFYLLVSSGIDMAAVLCKLGFSEAVVQSKMAAGTSTFVLAYAVHKLFAPVRISITLVSVPLIVRYFRKTGLFKPPTTAP; this comes from the exons ATGTTTTTGTGTCGCGGTGGAGCGAGGCTGTCTGCAGCGGCTTTGGACCAAGCTTTCAAAGCACCGGGCTTATTTCAAGTGCAAGTCAAAGCAAACAGACTAAAGGACGTTACAGTGACATTACGCAATGATTACACGTTTCAGTCTTACcgggctgtctgtgtgtccgctGGCGGTGTCGATTCAACACTTTTGCACCAGGGGAAACGAAAGGACCCGAGGGACCAGCTCGCTGTCCAAAACTGGGACTCATCATCTCGTTTCATAATCACGGACTGGGGACACTTGGACCGGGTGGCCACTATTGCTTTGAATCTCTCCAAAAGTGTCAGCTCTCATGGCTTCAGGCAGCCACGTCTTCATGCAAACAGGCGCCGAAGCAGACGAGCGACAGAAGCGGCGGGCAGTGTTTTGTTTACGGGTGGCGGGGAGGCTTGCAGCCCGAGCGGCTCCACGACGACCACGCAAACCAGAGCTTCATCCACGGCTGCAGCCGCGCAGAAACGCGACACGGACACCGGGGACGCGAGCACTGACAACAACAAAGGG CAGGAGCAGAATTTAAAGGAGCCCTCTGCCACCTCCTCGTCTTCTGCGGAGGCCCCAGGGGAGACGGAGCCGGAGGAAGGCAAACCCAACAAGACCCAGCAGCTCAAGAAGGTCTTCAAGGAGTACGGCGCGGTGGGAGTCTCCTTTCATGTCGGGATCTCCCTCATGTCCCTGGGAATGTTCTACCTCCTTGTCTCTAG TGGGATCGATATGGCAGCGGTGCTGTGCAAACTGGGCTTCAGCGAGGCGGTCGTTCAGTCTAAGATGGCGGCGGGAACCAGCACGTTTGTCTTGGCCTACGCCGTTCACAAGCTCTTCGCTCCGGTTCGCATCAGCATCACTCTGGTGTCCGTGCCTCTCATCGTTCGCTACTTCAGAAAGACTGGCCTCTTCAAACCACCCACAACTGCACCCTGA